Proteins found in one Synechococcus sp. LA31 genomic segment:
- a CDS encoding sensor histidine kinase codes for MSGSYTCRALQQWLIKHWFALTNSLFWLVVGLEAVITVTVLQSQVYQLPWFVSSRAVAGWLFCTWLHRSLQQRPRWRALKGWQRAALVISLLSVFAIGSSLLIRGVRLAIGDVDPAMSAVKFWVYVLGLELRLMVWAGFYLLIAESRERLQVQARHAATELAMSRAQLSLLSAAFQPHFLMNAMNALIACRHDPDAVESAGEGLAGYLRYTLDRSESEWEPLGAQLEALSNYLSVEELRFSSRLHTRVNSDPHLLQQVVPRFLLQPLVENAIKHGAINGYGTMQLLISLEQESGRLQLQVSNNGEIAPAASHNPGVGYGLSSLRQRLQLHYGDQAELSLMQQGAWVVATILLPLR; via the coding sequence ATGAGCGGGTCGTATACTTGCAGAGCTTTGCAGCAATGGCTGATTAAGCACTGGTTTGCACTCACCAACAGCCTGTTCTGGCTTGTGGTTGGCCTTGAGGCGGTGATCACCGTCACCGTGCTCCAATCGCAGGTGTACCAGCTGCCCTGGTTCGTGAGCTCCCGGGCCGTGGCGGGGTGGCTCTTCTGCACCTGGTTGCACCGGAGCCTGCAGCAGCGGCCGCGCTGGCGCGCCCTCAAGGGCTGGCAGCGGGCTGCCCTGGTGATCAGCCTGCTCAGCGTTTTTGCCATCGGAAGTTCACTGCTCATCCGCGGTGTACGGCTGGCCATTGGCGATGTCGACCCTGCAATGAGCGCTGTGAAGTTCTGGGTGTATGTGCTCGGACTGGAACTGCGCCTGATGGTGTGGGCTGGCTTCTATTTACTGATTGCCGAAAGCCGGGAGCGGCTCCAGGTTCAGGCACGCCATGCCGCCACGGAACTGGCCATGAGCCGCGCCCAGCTCAGCTTGCTCTCCGCCGCCTTTCAACCCCACTTTCTGATGAATGCGATGAACGCCCTCATCGCCTGCCGCCATGATCCCGATGCGGTGGAAAGTGCCGGCGAGGGTCTTGCCGGCTATCTACGCTATACACTCGATCGCAGCGAGTCAGAATGGGAGCCGCTGGGTGCACAGCTTGAAGCCCTCAGTAACTATCTGAGCGTTGAAGAACTGAGGTTTAGCAGTCGCCTCCATACCCGCGTTAACAGCGATCCACATCTACTGCAGCAGGTAGTGCCTCGTTTTCTCCTGCAACCCCTCGTTGAAAATGCAATCAAGCACGGCGCGATCAACGGCTACGGCACCATGCAACTCCTGATCAGCCTCGAGCAGGAGTCGGGTCGACTGCAGCTCCAAGTGAGCAACAACGGTGAGATCGCCCCCGCCGCCAGCCACAACCCAGGCGTGGGCTATGGCCTGAGCAGCCTGCGTCAGCGGCTCCAACTGCACTACGGCGACCAAGCTGAGCTGTCCCTGATGCAACAGGGGGCCTGGGTGGTCGCCACGATCCTCCTCCCACTGCGATGA
- a CDS encoding LytTR family DNA-binding domain-containing protein, with the protein MKSTLHALLVDDEPPALQRLRQLLEANEEVEVVAMANSVIEAISVLQHQPVDVVFLDQRMPGGDGSQLLPVLPEGVEVIFTTAHSDYAVHAYEAGVHDYLLKPVQAARLSLSLERLRQRRRPSQESTEDRSAGLWVEESDDGQERRRFVAFAEILWVSAMQNYSHLQLREGSGVMLKRPLKHWEEQLPAVQFLRLDRSTIVQLSLISVCERQSRSCTLLRFGRTTEAPTLAVGSTAAMRLQQALWSGR; encoded by the coding sequence ATGAAGTCCACACTCCACGCTCTTTTGGTGGACGATGAACCACCAGCCCTGCAACGGCTCAGGCAGCTTCTCGAGGCCAATGAAGAGGTGGAGGTGGTGGCAATGGCAAACAGCGTGATCGAGGCCATCTCGGTGCTTCAACACCAGCCTGTGGATGTGGTGTTTCTGGATCAGCGCATGCCAGGCGGCGATGGAAGTCAACTGTTGCCTGTCCTGCCCGAGGGGGTGGAGGTGATCTTCACCACAGCCCATAGCGACTATGCCGTGCATGCGTACGAAGCCGGCGTGCACGACTACCTACTCAAACCGGTTCAGGCCGCCCGCCTTTCCCTGAGCCTGGAGCGCCTGAGGCAACGCCGGCGACCCAGCCAGGAGAGCACCGAAGACAGGTCGGCCGGCTTGTGGGTGGAGGAAAGCGATGACGGGCAAGAACGGCGCCGCTTCGTGGCGTTCGCGGAGATTCTCTGGGTGTCCGCCATGCAGAACTACTCCCACCTGCAACTGCGCGAGGGATCCGGCGTGATGCTCAAGCGCCCACTCAAACACTGGGAGGAACAGCTGCCCGCCGTGCAGTTTTTGCGGCTCGATCGCTCCACGATCGTGCAACTGAGCCTCATCAGCGTCTGCGAGCGGCAGTCGCGCAGCTGCACGCTATTGCGCTTTGGCAGAACAACTGAGGCACCCACCCTGGCGGTGGGGAGCACCGCGGCGATGCGGCTGCAGCAAGCGCTGTGGTCCGGCCGATGA
- a CDS encoding C2 family cysteine protease codes for MSSLANQIQANGFAVVDGRTQRGQADRYLLEVRKGETLQMNALARKASEDIVLKLGIADGEMIARSDDYIWSSSSRITWTATRSETVEIVVKFDDTDHGKDGVAYDLYIDDLSVDDEFDRPGEGDDAFAADRDALTLASNLLKKFSGDNGILEIGEMGDLALSFVNKDGVVSADDFEVLQGIGVKLEKFVDPGYRDYYQYIYNSAVGYNRANQWWTGGESERVALGSLQIGSSRRDFNKLVKKWLYGQDSPKTVIDGDAAQGINRVQMFKYGVANGPVFEGLPTYEQVSQGTAGTCYFLAGLMDIANRHPDIFQGLFLDNGNGTYGVRFYGTDNQPVWVTVDPSSLPIDSRGGLAFSGSDSRSMFRDPLTNILWPGMLEKAYAQANEIGVFARADQSNSYRSIEYGDAAVFRYLGGEEFGFPYLGITARPNDSITGSEFVLFKNEDIVNRKMNDNDYSSILAKSLRGAMPLDVQPSDELGRRYENGSAMMLLSLKAEKMPGKIRFVKGHAYAVVDYSLDSGMFKIANPWGQNDVGLSTFDLTSDELNSLVSGGGLIPVFSQYNVL; via the coding sequence ATGTCGTCGCTTGCGAACCAAATTCAAGCAAACGGTTTTGCGGTTGTTGACGGCAGAACCCAGCGCGGCCAAGCAGATCGCTATCTGCTTGAGGTGCGAAAAGGTGAAACCTTGCAAATGAATGCATTGGCTCGAAAAGCCTCTGAAGATATCGTTCTCAAGCTTGGCATTGCGGATGGTGAAATGATTGCCAGGTCCGATGACTATATCTGGAGTAGCAGTAGTAGAATCACGTGGACCGCGACAAGATCAGAAACCGTTGAGATCGTTGTCAAGTTTGATGATACAGATCATGGCAAGGATGGCGTTGCCTACGACCTCTATATTGACGATCTTTCGGTTGACGACGAGTTTGATCGCCCGGGCGAGGGCGATGATGCGTTTGCTGCCGATAGAGATGCGCTGACCCTGGCCAGCAATCTTCTCAAGAAGTTTTCGGGAGATAACGGGATATTGGAGATTGGTGAAATGGGTGATCTTGCTCTTTCATTTGTCAATAAAGACGGAGTTGTCAGTGCTGACGACTTCGAGGTCCTACAAGGAATTGGCGTCAAGCTCGAAAAATTTGTTGACCCCGGCTACAGGGACTATTATCAATATATCTATAATTCTGCTGTTGGCTATAATCGCGCCAATCAGTGGTGGACAGGGGGGGAGTCGGAACGTGTGGCGCTCGGTTCTTTGCAGATCGGCTCATCACGACGTGATTTCAATAAGCTCGTAAAAAAATGGCTGTATGGACAAGACTCTCCAAAAACTGTGATTGATGGGGACGCAGCACAAGGCATTAATCGGGTTCAAATGTTTAAGTATGGAGTTGCGAATGGCCCAGTTTTTGAGGGTCTTCCTACTTATGAGCAGGTGTCACAGGGAACGGCTGGAACCTGCTATTTCCTTGCAGGTCTCATGGATATTGCCAATAGGCATCCGGATATTTTTCAAGGTCTTTTTCTCGATAATGGCAATGGTACGTATGGTGTTCGTTTCTATGGCACGGACAACCAGCCGGTTTGGGTTACTGTTGATCCTTCTTCTCTTCCAATAGACAGCAGGGGAGGGCTTGCTTTTTCTGGATCTGATTCTAGATCAATGTTTCGTGATCCTTTGACGAACATCCTTTGGCCAGGGATGCTAGAAAAAGCCTATGCCCAAGCGAATGAAATCGGTGTGTTCGCTCGTGCAGATCAGAGCAATTCTTACAGATCTATAGAATATGGTGATGCAGCTGTTTTTAGATATTTGGGAGGCGAGGAGTTTGGCTTTCCGTATCTCGGTATAACGGCCAGACCAAATGATAGTATTACCGGCAGTGAATTTGTTTTATTCAAAAATGAAGATATTGTCAATCGCAAAATGAATGATAATGATTATAGTTCGATTCTTGCGAAATCTCTTCGGGGCGCTATGCCGTTGGACGTTCAGCCTTCCGATGAGTTGGGCAGGCGATATGAAAATGGCAGTGCCATGATGCTCCTTTCTCTTAAAGCAGAAAAGATGCCGGGTAAAATACGATTTGTAAAAGGACACGCATATGCTGTTGTGGATTACTCCTTGGATTCAGGCATGTTTAAGATTGCCAACCCTTGGGGTCAGAACGACGTTGGCCTTTCAACTTTTGACCTAACATCGGATGAGCTTAACAGCCTCGTATCTGGAGGCGGGCTTATTCCAGTGTTTTCGCAGTACAACGTGTTGTGA
- a CDS encoding glycoside hydrolase family 13 protein: protein MESCSGAVGSDLRAALAQPPAWVAEAVVCQIFPDRFRRSGRVPHQQGLALQPWGAPPTATGFQGGDLYGVIEGLDHLQELGISCLYLTPIFSSAANHRYHAYDYFQVDPLLGGDAAFDALVVELKRRGMRLILDGVFNHCGRGFWAFHHLLENGASSPYADWFITEQWPLRPYPEKGEACGYHSWWCDPALPKFNHANPQVRAHLLAVGRHWIERGIDGWRLDVPDEVEPSFWVEFRRVVRETNPEAWIVGEIWGDARAWLGGEHFDGVMNYRVAWSCLGWVADGRLQHGHAREAIPYGCLSGERWKEVLLETLSWYRPDVNQAQLNLLDSHDVPRALHMLQGDVEALKLALVLLFVLPGVPCVYYGTEVGLSGGEEPGCREAFPWGDPQAWPQDLRAFIASLAALRREQPALRSAELAVEVLQGLDGDQGLRLVRGAPGGDQVEVVINRSRRVGLEVAGLEGRSLLWAFPAGQDVRSLYLADQGAWVACLEPYRA, encoded by the coding sequence ATGGAGAGCTGCAGTGGTGCCGTGGGTTCGGATCTCCGAGCGGCGTTGGCTCAACCGCCGGCCTGGGTGGCAGAGGCGGTGGTGTGCCAGATCTTCCCGGATCGCTTCCGCCGCAGTGGCCGAGTGCCCCACCAACAGGGCCTGGCGCTGCAGCCCTGGGGCGCTCCTCCTACGGCTACGGGCTTCCAGGGCGGAGACCTCTATGGCGTGATCGAGGGCCTTGATCACCTGCAGGAGCTCGGCATCAGCTGCCTGTATCTCACCCCGATCTTCAGCTCAGCGGCCAATCACCGTTACCACGCCTACGACTACTTCCAGGTGGATCCGCTGCTCGGCGGTGATGCGGCCTTCGATGCGCTGGTGGTGGAGCTAAAGCGGCGGGGGATGCGGCTGATCCTCGATGGCGTGTTTAACCACTGCGGCCGTGGCTTCTGGGCGTTTCACCATCTGCTGGAAAACGGGGCGTCTTCGCCCTATGCCGATTGGTTCATCACGGAGCAGTGGCCTCTGAGGCCCTATCCGGAGAAGGGTGAGGCCTGCGGCTATCACAGCTGGTGGTGTGATCCGGCGCTGCCGAAGTTCAACCATGCCAATCCCCAAGTGCGTGCGCACCTGCTGGCGGTGGGGCGCCACTGGATCGAGCGCGGCATCGATGGCTGGCGGCTGGATGTGCCCGATGAGGTGGAGCCCAGTTTCTGGGTGGAGTTTCGCCGCGTTGTGCGGGAGACCAATCCTGAGGCCTGGATTGTGGGCGAGATCTGGGGGGATGCGCGCGCCTGGCTGGGCGGCGAGCACTTCGATGGGGTGATGAATTACCGGGTGGCCTGGAGTTGTTTGGGTTGGGTGGCCGATGGCCGGCTGCAGCACGGCCATGCCCGTGAGGCGATTCCCTACGGCTGCCTCAGCGGTGAGCGCTGGAAGGAGGTGCTTCTTGAAACCTTGAGCTGGTATCGGCCGGACGTGAACCAGGCCCAGCTGAACTTGCTCGATAGCCACGATGTGCCACGGGCATTGCACATGCTCCAGGGTGATGTGGAAGCGCTGAAGCTGGCGCTGGTGCTGTTGTTTGTGTTGCCGGGGGTGCCCTGCGTGTATTACGGCACGGAGGTGGGCTTGAGTGGCGGGGAGGAGCCGGGCTGCCGGGAGGCGTTTCCCTGGGGCGATCCTCAGGCGTGGCCCCAGGATCTGCGGGCGTTCATCGCCTCGCTGGCGGCGTTGCGGCGGGAGCAGCCGGCGCTGCGCTCAGCCGAGCTTGCGGTGGAGGTGTTGCAGGGGCTCGATGGAGATCAGGGGCTGCGGTTGGTGCGGGGTGCGCCGGGCGGCGACCAGGTGGAGGTGGTGATCAACCGGAGCCGGCGTGTGGGCCTGGAGGTGGCAGGGTTGGAAGGGCGCAGCCTGTTGTGGGCGTTTCCGGCGGGCCAGGATGTCCGATCTTTGTATCTGGCTGATCAGGGCGCTTGGGTTGCCTGTTTGGAGCCTTATCGAGCGTAA
- a CDS encoding M10 family metallopeptidase C-terminal domain-containing protein, whose translation MAALARTYPSLRSLISSNGDVTYQDLAATRDTLATDYFYTSKNWNPTGSPVSLVIKGLQSYVADRNLAQALEVEAIGPELNSSEVGKIGNFGITQTVSIESPSRGRLTKTVRTPSISDPIIQRSYRGGGVTIQDIQQALDNGDGLLLGLIYDGPLAGHGVSAVSLDWTDRNGNGRADAKEDATLTIVDPLYPSENYSQATPGSVDNEQRLDPLVEALGPVRTTEMRLISSNRDKKVRFEYTQYSVTYDVQTGEPGKAAGDSSNNITDRITTGLITFAAVLTARSIKRDIITGTSDDNVIELDPGRQRIKGGKGSDAFVIGDLDSLQEGQSDVLIDFKSKQNDQIGLSGDALSIEEIDLISVNNRFEQNLAKRSDHTLIYRQRENTGILYLNTNGDDRGWGATGGELVRLKGAPDLNATDLFVS comes from the coding sequence ATGGCTGCTCTCGCTCGCACCTACCCATCACTGAGATCGCTGATCAGCTCCAATGGGGACGTCACTTATCAGGACCTCGCAGCCACACGCGACACCCTGGCAACAGACTACTTTTACACATCCAAGAACTGGAATCCCACCGGCAGCCCAGTATCCCTCGTCATCAAGGGCCTACAAAGCTATGTAGCGGATCGCAATCTGGCCCAGGCACTAGAAGTGGAAGCGATCGGGCCAGAGCTGAACAGCAGTGAGGTCGGAAAAATCGGAAACTTTGGCATCACACAAACGGTCTCCATCGAGTCACCCTCTCGCGGCCGCCTCACAAAAACCGTCAGAACACCAAGCATCAGCGATCCGATCATTCAGCGCAGCTATCGCGGCGGCGGCGTCACGATTCAGGACATCCAACAGGCGCTCGACAACGGTGATGGCTTATTGCTCGGGCTCATCTACGACGGCCCGCTGGCAGGCCATGGTGTCAGCGCCGTAAGCCTGGACTGGACCGACCGCAATGGCAACGGCAGAGCCGATGCCAAAGAAGATGCCACATTGACCATTGTAGATCCACTCTACCCCTCAGAGAACTACAGCCAGGCCACCCCTGGAAGTGTTGATAATGAACAAAGACTTGATCCCCTCGTCGAAGCACTTGGCCCCGTCAGAACGACTGAGATGAGACTCATCTCATCAAACCGCGACAAGAAGGTGAGATTTGAGTACACGCAATACTCAGTAACCTACGACGTACAGACAGGGGAACCAGGCAAAGCTGCAGGTGACAGCTCAAACAACATCACCGATCGAATCACAACGGGCTTAATAACGTTTGCAGCCGTCCTCACAGCCAGGTCAATCAAACGAGACATCATCACAGGCACCTCCGACGACAATGTGATCGAACTGGATCCCGGACGCCAGCGCATCAAAGGGGGCAAGGGATCAGACGCTTTTGTGATCGGAGATCTAGACTCGCTACAAGAAGGCCAAAGCGACGTTCTTATTGATTTCAAGTCAAAGCAGAATGACCAAATTGGACTATCCGGAGATGCTCTCTCTATTGAGGAGATCGACCTCATCAGCGTTAACAACCGCTTTGAACAGAACCTTGCCAAGCGCAGCGACCACACGCTGATCTATCGACAGCGTGAAAATACAGGGATTCTCTATCTCAACACCAATGGAGACGACCGTGGCTGGGGTGCCACAGGTGGCGAGCTGGTCCGCCTGAAAGGTGCACCCGATCTCAATGCCACTGATCTGTTCGTAAGCTGA
- a CDS encoding transporter substrate-binding domain-containing protein, with amino-acid sequence MAAPLPLQALPLTVGIPRDTTPCAFWREGLASGTAVEHWRVVAEASELPYQARAVSSITDGLTQLRTGELDVLVSCLNITPQRLRLTNFTVPVSEDGLALVGREGSVRNLVAILLPVLASTAVVSLVLLVLLSGLTALAVWAVERGFHHSDVNAKDGKVSRPFFKAWVMLFSSSGLYKMGYSKRAMSFVAVNALAARVVFALFISSVTALVASRAVDDSLRGRGVVLSASQDEQVAVLRGSAADEWLMDERNRGVAAVEPRRFDSMQEITAALQREDLDRALIDQRAARELLQSGDWNDLRILSDYPLRFYQAFAVSPGLEPAILERINIAITQIGPIEHYEW; translated from the coding sequence ATGGCGGCTCCCCTGCCGCTCCAGGCTCTACCGCTCACGGTGGGTATTCCGCGGGACACGACCCCTTGTGCGTTTTGGCGTGAGGGTTTGGCCAGCGGAACAGCAGTGGAACATTGGCGCGTTGTCGCTGAAGCGTCCGAACTTCCCTACCAGGCCCGTGCCGTTAGCTCCATCACCGATGGCCTGACGCAGCTCCGCACTGGTGAGCTCGATGTGTTGGTGTCTTGTTTGAACATCACACCGCAGCGCCTACGGCTGACGAACTTCACCGTGCCGGTGTCGGAAGATGGCCTGGCCCTGGTGGGACGTGAGGGCTCTGTTCGCAATCTTGTGGCGATTCTGCTGCCGGTTCTCGCCTCCACGGCAGTGGTGTCGCTTGTGTTGCTGGTGCTGCTAAGCGGTCTCACCGCGCTGGCCGTCTGGGCTGTGGAACGGGGCTTTCACCACTCCGATGTGAATGCCAAAGATGGCAAGGTCAGCCGTCCTTTTTTCAAGGCGTGGGTGATGTTGTTCAGCTCCAGCGGCCTCTACAAGATGGGCTACAGCAAGCGAGCGATGTCATTTGTGGCTGTGAATGCCCTAGCTGCGCGGGTGGTGTTTGCCCTGTTTATTTCCTCAGTCACAGCGCTCGTGGCATCGCGCGCTGTCGATGATTCCCTTCGCGGCCGCGGCGTTGTGTTGAGCGCCAGCCAGGATGAGCAGGTCGCCGTGTTGCGCGGCTCTGCAGCAGACGAGTGGTTGATGGATGAACGCAATCGCGGAGTAGCAGCTGTCGAGCCACGCCGATTTGACAGCATGCAAGAGATCACGGCGGCTCTACAGCGTGAAGATCTGGATCGTGCTTTGATCGATCAAAGGGCTGCTCGAGAGCTTTTGCAGAGCGGGGATTGGAATGATCTCAGGATTCTGAGCGACTATCCACTGCGTTTTTATCAAGCCTTTGCCGTATCCCCAGGTTTGGAACCCGCGATTCTGGAGCGAATTAATATTGCCATCACCCAGATTGGGCCGATCGAGCACTATGAATGGTGA
- a CDS encoding response regulator transcription factor gives MEKQVDSSAVGSTTSSPAGAESSLKRVLVVDPHPTLRTVLAQRLRQDGYLAAAVATAAEAVALCDELTPDLLVAAELLEETSALKLAAQLRCPVMVLTARTGSEPVVALLDAGADEVLRKPFGLEELAARSRSLLRRSRSGLQERVCVGPLEVHLLLRQVTLRDQPVELSPREFALLCALLMPPGVVRNRSELLRMAWPPFSGGPRSVDTQVLTLRRKLEQAGLGEGGGIETVRQQGYRFSLDTIPANSDSADPVRAVTSIGP, from the coding sequence ATGGAGAAGCAGGTGGATTCCTCCGCTGTCGGCTCCACAACCAGTTCCCCCGCTGGAGCTGAGAGTTCGTTGAAACGCGTGCTTGTGGTGGATCCCCACCCCACGCTGCGCACGGTGTTGGCGCAACGTTTGCGTCAAGACGGGTATCTGGCCGCGGCGGTGGCCACGGCGGCTGAAGCGGTGGCCCTCTGCGATGAGCTCACCCCGGATCTGCTCGTGGCCGCAGAACTGCTGGAAGAAACCAGCGCTTTGAAATTGGCAGCCCAGCTGCGCTGCCCGGTGATGGTGCTCACGGCCCGCACCGGCTCGGAGCCCGTGGTGGCGTTGCTCGATGCCGGCGCCGATGAGGTGCTGCGCAAGCCCTTTGGCCTGGAGGAGTTGGCAGCGCGTAGCCGTTCGTTGCTGCGCCGCAGCCGCAGCGGCCTGCAGGAGCGTGTGTGCGTGGGGCCACTGGAGGTGCATTTGCTGCTGCGCCAGGTAACCCTGCGTGATCAGCCGGTGGAGCTGAGCCCGCGGGAATTTGCCTTGTTGTGTGCCTTGCTGATGCCGCCTGGGGTGGTGCGCAACCGCAGCGAGCTCTTGCGCATGGCCTGGCCGCCGTTCAGCGGCGGGCCTCGCTCGGTGGATACCCAGGTGCTCACGCTGCGGCGCAAGCTCGAGCAGGCGGGCCTGGGCGAAGGCGGCGGCATTGAAACGGTGCGGCAGCAGGGCTATCGCTTCAGCCTCGACACGATCCCGGCTAACTCGGACTCTGCCGATCCCGTCAGGGCGGTTACGTCGATCGGTCCTTAA
- a CDS encoding DUF6761 family protein — protein MTALQHPDAIRHFQSLCDACQSLASRYHSPAEMRLYADGYLHALRKTAVLDALTQRRLEELVDRWIMDPSSFIGPGDDMSTLYETGRN, from the coding sequence ATGACCGCCCTGCAACATCCCGACGCGATCCGCCACTTCCAGTCGCTGTGCGACGCCTGCCAATCGCTGGCAAGCCGCTACCACAGCCCCGCCGAGATGCGTCTCTACGCCGATGGGTACCTGCACGCCTTGCGCAAAACGGCCGTGCTCGACGCACTCACCCAACGCCGCCTCGAGGAGCTGGTCGACCGCTGGATCATGGATCCGTCCAGCTTCATCGGCCCCGGCGATGACATGAGCACCCTCTACGAAACGGGCCGGAACTGA
- the grxD gene encoding Grx4 family monothiol glutaredoxin encodes MDASTKQRIEQLISTSPVFVFMKGNKLMPQCGFSNNVVQILNSLGVAFETFDVLSDMEVRQGIKEFSEWPTIPQVYVNGEFMGGSDILIEMYNSGELREKLAVALA; translated from the coding sequence ATGGACGCCTCCACCAAGCAACGCATCGAACAGCTGATCAGCACCAGCCCGGTGTTCGTGTTCATGAAGGGCAACAAGCTGATGCCCCAGTGCGGTTTCAGCAACAACGTGGTGCAGATCCTCAACTCCTTGGGAGTGGCCTTCGAAACCTTCGACGTGCTGTCCGATATGGAGGTGCGTCAGGGCATCAAGGAGTTTTCCGAGTGGCCCACCATCCCCCAGGTGTACGTGAACGGGGAATTTATGGGCGGATCCGACATTCTGATTGAGATGTACAACTCCGGCGAGCTGCGCGAAAAGCTGGCGGTGGCCCTGGCCTGA
- a CDS encoding BolA family protein encodes MVHPDQVRAAITQALPDARVEVEDLTGGGDHLQVTVVSTAFDGLSRVKQHQLVYGALRSELASEAIHALALQTSTPTA; translated from the coding sequence ATGGTCCATCCCGACCAAGTGAGAGCCGCCATCACCCAGGCTCTGCCCGATGCCCGCGTTGAGGTGGAAGACCTCACTGGCGGCGGCGATCACCTGCAGGTGACGGTGGTTTCCACCGCCTTCGACGGCCTGAGCCGCGTGAAGCAACACCAGTTGGTGTACGGAGCCCTGCGCAGCGAATTGGCCAGCGAGGCCATTCACGCCTTGGCTCTGCAGACCTCCACCCCCACCGCCTGA
- a CDS encoding 1-acyl-sn-glycerol-3-phosphate acyltransferase — translation MATASRQLSKREQSLCNGVSPWLSPLAMVLTQDLALKGFFGHLRVIGAEHLPKSGAVLMAPTHRARWDALLLPYAAGRRVTGRDCRFMVTLDEMKGLQGWFLHRLGCFPVNQLKPQTASLRYAVDLLEAGQQLVVFPEGRIMREPGPIRLMQGLSRLALLASAHGLSVPVLPIGIAYGRATPRFGDAAALAFGPPLTVTGHGREAARRFSDQLAAAMAAAERQALEAVGRSATEGGFATPVEFSNV, via the coding sequence GTGGCGACGGCGTCCAGACAGCTGAGCAAGCGCGAGCAGAGCCTGTGCAACGGCGTCAGCCCCTGGCTGTCGCCGCTGGCGATGGTGTTGACCCAGGATCTGGCCTTGAAGGGCTTCTTCGGGCATCTGCGGGTGATCGGTGCGGAGCACCTGCCCAAGAGCGGTGCAGTGCTGATGGCCCCCACCCATCGGGCTCGCTGGGATGCGCTGTTGCTCCCCTATGCGGCCGGCCGCCGCGTCACCGGACGCGACTGCCGTTTCATGGTGACCCTCGATGAGATGAAGGGGCTGCAGGGCTGGTTTCTGCACCGGCTGGGGTGCTTCCCGGTGAACCAGCTCAAGCCGCAAACCGCCAGCCTTCGCTACGCCGTGGATCTGCTTGAGGCCGGCCAACAGCTGGTGGTGTTCCCGGAGGGGCGGATCATGCGCGAGCCGGGCCCGATCCGCCTGATGCAGGGACTGTCGCGCTTGGCCTTGCTGGCTTCAGCCCATGGGCTTTCGGTGCCGGTGTTGCCCATCGGCATCGCCTACGGGCGCGCCACCCCCCGCTTTGGTGATGCGGCGGCGCTGGCTTTCGGTCCGCCGCTCACGGTGACGGGCCATGGGCGGGAGGCCGCGCGGCGCTTCAGTGATCAGTTGGCGGCGGCCATGGCCGCGGCTGAGCGGCAGGCTCTGGAGGCTGTGGGCCGCAGCGCCACAGAAGGTGGCTTTGCAACGCCCGTAGAGTTTTCCAACGTCTGA
- a CDS encoding pyridoxine 5'-phosphate synthase has translation MASLGVNIDHIANVRQARRTVEPDPVSYALLAELGGADGITVHLREDRRHIHDRDVELLRQVVRSRLNLEMAATPEMEAIALRIKPDMVTLVPEKREEVTTEGGLDVAGQLEPIQGLVGRLQEAGIGVSLFVDADPGQLEACRATGARWVELHTGTYAEADWQQQPLELARLTEGSFIARSLGLRVNAGHGLTYQNVEPVAAIEGMEELNIGHTIVARALAVGLEEAVRQMKALVQNPRREPLFGSTSS, from the coding sequence ATGGCCAGCCTTGGCGTGAACATCGATCACATCGCCAACGTGCGCCAGGCCCGCCGCACCGTGGAGCCCGATCCCGTGAGCTACGCCCTGCTGGCGGAGCTGGGCGGCGCCGATGGCATCACCGTGCACCTGCGCGAAGACCGCCGCCATATTCACGACCGCGATGTGGAGCTGCTGCGCCAGGTGGTGCGCAGCCGCCTCAACCTGGAAATGGCCGCCACGCCTGAGATGGAGGCGATCGCCCTGCGCATCAAGCCCGACATGGTGACCCTCGTGCCCGAGAAGCGCGAAGAGGTGACCACCGAAGGCGGCCTGGATGTGGCCGGCCAGCTGGAGCCCATCCAGGGCCTGGTGGGCCGCCTGCAGGAGGCCGGCATCGGCGTGAGCTTGTTTGTGGATGCCGATCCGGGCCAGCTCGAGGCCTGCCGCGCCACCGGCGCCCGCTGGGTGGAGCTGCACACCGGCACCTACGCCGAGGCCGATTGGCAGCAACAACCCCTGGAGCTGGCGCGCCTCACCGAGGGCAGCTTCATCGCCCGCAGCCTCGGCCTGCGCGTGAACGCCGGCCATGGCCTCACGTATCAAAACGTGGAGCCAGTGGCGGCGATTGAGGGGATGGAGGAGCTCAACATCGGCCACACGATCGTGGCCCGCGCCCTGGCGGTGGGCCTGGAGGAGGCGGTGCGGCAGATGAAGGCTTTAGTTCAGAATCCCCGCCGGGAACCCCTGTTCGGCAGCACCAGTTCATGA